CTGTCGTGACCGTCTTTGAGGAACGTCGTGTCATCGATCGCCCACACCGCCGGGCGCAGCAACCGCTGCGCCCGCGCCGCGATCCGGTTCTGCACCGGCTCCCACCGCCACGGCGAGTCCGTGACCAGATGATTCAAACTCTGCGCAGACACCCCCAGCACCCGCCCCATCCCGGTCGCGGTCTTGCGCTTCACGTCGGTCAGCAACGAACCCCGCAGATGATGCACGCACATATCCGCCCGCCGCTCGGCACCCGCAACCGGCTGCCCCGGCACGAACACCTCCCCCACGAACCGCTCCAGCTCACCATTCAACGCCCCCACCACAGCAAGATCCACACCAGAATCACACCACAAGATCAACAACTCCTGACAAAGCCCTATCAGAGTCTGTGAAGGGCCCCTTCACAGACCTCCACGGTCGGCGCAGGGCCCCTCACACCGACTTTGCCGACACCCTGGGGTGACGCGAGCGCGTCGCTCACTTCAGCAGCTGAGTCAGCGCCACGATCAGCACGAACACGATCCCGACCGCCTGCGCGCCCGCCGTCCACGCCGAGGGCTCGTCGCCGGCCTTCCGGGCCGCGCCGGTCTTGATCGAGGCGGGCAGGAACAGCAGAAGCGCGATGGGCGCCAGGAAAATGGTCAGCCAGTCGAGCAGTAGCGGGTTCACCGGGGATCCCTCTCTTCCTTCTTCGCCGTGGAAACGGGTCCTCCGCCGCCGCGGCGGCGAAGGACCTGACCGTCCACGATGGACTAAATGGTGACGCTGCCGACCCGGGCCTTGGCCGAGGCGAGTGCCTGCTGCAGCTCGCCGTTCGCCTTCACCACCCCGCCGCGCAGGGCCTGCAGCATGTCCTGCTGCGCGGTGGAGACCTGCTGCCAGGCCTGGTTCACCTCGGTGAACTGGCCCCCGGCCTGGTCGAGCCAGTCGTTGGCGGTGGCCCCGGAGGCGGTGCGCCAGGTGTCCATCTCCTGCTGCACCTTGCCCACCGTCGCCATGATCTGCGCGGAAAGCTGGTCCAGCTGACCGAAGTTGCCCTTGATCAGCATGTCATCCTCCTGCCGGGTTGAGCGCGCCACCGAACGGGGACATCCCGCCGGCCGCGTGCAGGCCGGACGCGCTGGCCTGGTCGGCCATGTCGTAGGTGTTCGACGAGTACTTGGTGTTCTCGCCGAGGTGGTCGAGCGCCGCGACGAGCCGGTTGAGGCCCTGCTCCCAGTTGGCATGCGCGCGTCGAACGCGGGTCGCGCGGTGCCTTCCCACTGGCCCTTGAGCGCTTCCACGGTGGGCCGCAGCGCCGCCTGATGGGACTGGATGTTCGTGGACACGTTGCCTGCCATCTGCGCACCGCGCTGCAGGCTCTCGGTCACGCCGTGCAGCTGATCGCCATTCGGCATGGGGCTCGCTCCTTTCCGATCGGTCGACGGGCGCGTCAGGCCCGCGTACCCGGGGTCTGGCGCCGACGCCGCAGGTGGCGGGTTCCTGAGGCCTGTTCCTGCCGCTGCGGCCCAGTGCCCCGCGCGGGGAGTGATGATCGCCGGGACGCGAATCTGGAGGAGGCAGTCGTGGTGCGCAGGCCGATCCGCCGCCCGGCGCCGGAGATGCCCTCGGGCGAACTCGTGCTGGACGCGCCGCCGGAGCTGCCCACCGCACCCGGCCGCGGGTGGACGCAGGTGCTGATGGTGCTGCCGATGGTGGCCATGATGGCCGCGATGGTGTTGTTGTTCAGCGGAAACGGCACCGCGTTGCGTTCGATCATCACGTCGCTTGCACTCACGCACACTCCGCGCGAAGTTCAGTTCTACTGTTTGGACTTCGGTGGCGGTTCGCTGTCCTCACTACGCGGGCTGCCGCACGTCGGCGGCGTCGCGGGACGGCAGAACGTCGGTGCGGTCCGGCGCACGATCGCCGAAGTGTCCACTGTGGTCTCCGAACGGGAACGCCGGTTCGCTGAGGACGAAGTGGACGGAATGGCCGCGTACCGGGAGAACCATCCCGAGGACGACCGCTACGGCGACGTGTTCCTTGTCGTGGACGGATGGCTGACACTGCGTAAGGACTTCGAGGATCTCGAAGACGTGGTCGGTGCGATCGCGGCGCGCGGGCTGGCCTATGGCGTGCACATCGTGGCGACGTGCTCGCGGTCATTCGATCTGCGGCCCAATGTGCGGGACCTGTTCGGCAGCCGGATCGAGCTTCGGCTCGGTGACCCGGTCGACACCACTGTGGACCGGATGAGCGCACTCGACGTGCCGGACAACTCGCCAGGCCGCGGCATCGCCAGTACCGGACACCAGCTGTTGATGGCCCTGCCCCGAGTGGACGGGCGGGACACTGTGGACGATCTGCCCGCCGGTGTGTCCACATTGGTCGGACAGGTCGCCGAGTCGTGGCAGGGGGAACCGGCGCCGAACGTCCGTCTGCTGCCACCGAAGCTGGCCTACGCGGCCTTGCCGCCGCGTGACGATCCGGCCGGGCACCGGCTCACCATCGGGATCGCGGAGCAGGACTTGGCTCCGGTGCAGCTCGATTTCGCCGCGGACGCGCACCTTATGCTGCTCGGCGACGCCGATTCCGGCAAGACCGCTTTCCTGCGCTCGCTGGCCAAGCGGATCACCGAATCCTATTCCCCGGAACAGGCCCGGATCCTGCTGGTGGACCACCGGCGCGGCCTGCTCGGCGAGGTCGGTCAGGAGCATCTGCTCGGTTACGGTACCGACCTCGCCACCACCACCCGGCTGATGAACGAGGCGGCCGGCGCGATGGCGCAGCGGCTGCCCGGCCCGGACGTCACCCCGGAACAGCTGCGTGCCCGCAACTGGTGGCAGGGCCCGGCCTCGACGCCGGGTTCGGAGCGCTTTCGTCGGGATCCGGTTCCGTCGGTCCGTTTTCGGCAACTCCAGGCGACGCGCCGGATCCGGTGGCCGGCCAACGCTCGTCAGGTCCAGTGGTGGCTCCGCCAAACCTGCCGGACGGCGCTGGTTCCGTTCCGGTCCCACCGCCCGGCTCGATGGAGGTAGACGGCAGCGAGGGCGCATTCGACGACTTCGGTGCAGTAGGGGCGTCCGTAGGTGGGGACGACTTCGCCCAGCACCCGGTCGAGTTGCCTTCGGGCGAAGGGCAGCTTCCGCCCGGACGCGAGCCGGAGCTGGGGGGTTGGGACGACGCCGCGGTACCTGCCGAGGAGGCGCCGAGCGGTCGGCGGGTGCGGCTGGATCTCGTGGCCGGCGGGCTGATCGTGCTCGTGGTGCTCGGCGTGGGGCTGGTCCTGGCGCTCAGCGGCGAGTCCGACGATCTCGCCACCACCGAACGGACGCCGCCACCCCCGGCCCCGTCCTCGGCGGCGGCGCAGGCGGTCGACGTGCGGCTCGAACCGCCGGCGGATCACGGAACGCAAGTCACGCTCAGCTGGACCAGCAATTCCGACACGGTCGACTACGCGGTCATCGTCGCCCCGGAGGGGGAGCCGAACCGGGCGGTGCTCGCGCAGCGGCAGCACAGCCTGACGGTTCCGGTCGACCCGTTGCGGCGCTATTGCTTCGAGGTGCAGGCGACCGACAGCCGGGCTGTCTATCGCAGTGAACCGCAGCCCATTCGCGGGGCCGCTTGTCATCGGTGAGCTAGCCGCCCGCCATCGCGCCGACGATCAGGAACGGTTCCGCGCCGCTGGTCACCGGGGCGGGGAGCGGCTCGTCGGGGGAATCGTGGGACAGGTCGGTCTCGCAGGCGAAGAAGCGGACGTACGCGCGCCGCTTGCCGGTGGCGGTGTCGCGGACGGTGCCGCGCAGCATCGGGTAGCGCTGTTCGAGTGCGTCGATCAAGGTGCGTTGCGTCGGCAGATCACCGGCGGCCAGCTCGATCTCGCCGTCCACCTTCGCCAGGCGACGCAGGTGGGTGGGCAGCTTGACACGGACGGTGGTCATCGCAACGTCTGTACTTCGACCGAGTACACGGGTGGCAGGTCGCGCACGATCGGCGCCCAGTGCTCGCCGGAATCGGCTGAGGCGTACACCTGGCCGCCGGTGGTGCCGAAGTAGATTCCGGCGTCGTCGAGGGAATCGACGGCCATCGCGTCCCGCAGGACGTTCACGTAGCAGTCGCGCTGCGGCAGGCCGTCCGTGAGCGCCTCCCACTCGTCACCACCGGAGCGGCTGCGGTACACGCGCAGCTTCCCCTCCGGCGGGTAGTGCTCCGAATCGCTGTGGATCGGCACCACGTAGATCGTTTCCGGTTCGTGCGGGTGCACCGCGATCGGGAAACCGAAGTCGCTCGGCAGGTCGCCGCTGATCTCCCGCCACGAATCACCCGCGTCGTCCGAGCGCATCACGTCCCAGTGCTTCTGCATGAACAGCACCTCCGGCCGGGCCGGATGCTGGGCGATCCGGTGCACGCAGTGGCCGACCTCCGCCTCCGGGTCCGGGATGCCCGCGGAACGCAGGCCGCGGTTGATCGGCCGCCACGACTGCCCGTGATCGTCGCTGCGGAACGCCCCGGCGGCGGAGATCGCGGTGAAGATCCGCGCCGGATCGCGCGGGTCGAGGATGATCGTGTGCAGGCACAGCCCGCCCGCGCCGGGCTGCCAGCCGGGACCGGAGGTGTGCTTGCGCAGCGCGGTCAGCTCCTGCCAGCTGGCGCCCCCGTCGGTGCTGCGGTAGAGCGCGGCGTCTTGCGCACCCGCGTACACCGTGTCCGGGTCCGAAGGTGAGGGCTCCAGATGCCAGATCCGGGTGAACTCCCACGGCTTGGGCGTGCCGTCATACCAGAGGTGCTCGCCGGCACCGCCCTCGTAACCGAAATCGTGGTCGACCTGGTGCCAGGTCCGGCCGCCGTCGTCGGAACGCTGGACGAGCTGCCCGAACCACGAGGTGGACTGCGAGGCGTACAGCCGGTCGGGATCGGCCGGCGAGCCCGCCACGTGGTAGACCTCCCACCCGCCGAAATGCGGGCCGTCGACCTGCCATTCGGCACGTTCGCCGTCCGAGGTGAGGATGAACGCGCCCTTGCGCGTGCCGACCAGAACCCGCACTCCGGACATCGCCACTCCCTGCCTTCGACCTCGCTGCTACCGAAAACCCACTGCTGACGAAAAGCCACTGGTACCGAAAACCCACTGTCACAGAAACCTGCGTCACCGAAACGCAACGTCACCGAGCCTGACGTCACCGAAACCCGACGCCGCCGAAACCTAACGCCACCGGTCGCCGGGCGCTTCTCCGTTCTTGCGCTCCCGCCGAGGCCAGCGGTGGCAGCGCCACCAGCACCGGCGGGGTCCACGCCGGTGCGACGTCCAGCGCGATTTCGTGCCACTGCGGCAAAGCAGGGCCTGGCCGGATCCGCACCGGCGCCGCGTACGCGCCGACGACCGGCACCGAAGGCAGCAGCTGCTCACGCGGGTCGCCTCTGGCGGGCAACGCGCAGGCCAGCAGCCGGTAGCCACCCGGTGGCACTCCGCTGAGCAGGAATTCCAGCCGTTCATCAAGCAGCGAGCCGCTCACCGGGATGCCGCGCGCCGCATGCCGTGGGAACAGTCCGACGTAGACGGCCGGTGCCCGGTCGAGCACGGCGGACGCGGCCGGGCTCAGCCGGACCCGCCCGGCGACCATCCCACCGTCCGGAACCGGTCCCGGGACCCCGACCGGCCGCGGCGGGTGGTCGTCGAGCAGCTCGGGCAGCAGCCGGAACTGCTGCGGGCAAACGCCGACGGCCGCGGTGAACCGGGTGGTGAAGGTGCCCGGGGCGCTGAACCCGACCGCGTTGCACACGTCCACGACCTTCTCCCCGGTGTCCAGCAGGAGCTGCTTGGCCAGCTGGAACCGTTGCGCGGCAAGGAATTCACCGGGTGGCAGGCCCACCTGCCGGGTGAACGCGCGGGCCAGGTGGAACGGGCTGTAGCCCACGTGATCGGCCACGTCACCGAGCCGTACCGGCGCGGCGGGGTCCGCAGCGAGGAACCTCGCCGCCTCGAGTACCGCTTCCCGCATCGCACACCTCCTCGCCGGACGTCCGTCCAGCGTAGGCGGGCACCCCGACAATTTCCGAAAATGCGGCGCTGACCTGGGGTTAAGTGGTGCGCTGCAAGGGAGTTTCCCGAGTCAGGTGCGACAGTTTCTCCGGGTTGCGCACGGCGTACAGACCGGAGATGAGACCGTCGTCGATACGCAGCGCGAGTACCGTGTCGATCTCGCCGTCGAAGCTGAGCACCAAAGCAGGGTGGCCGTTGACTTCCGCCGGCTGCAGTGTGGCCGCGGTGAGCCGTCGGAGACCTGCGGACAGCACGCGGGAAACGCGCTCAGCGCCCACGATCGGGTGGAGCACAGCCTGTTTGACTCCGCCACCGTCGCCGAGGAAGACGACGTCCGGTGCCAGCAGATCGAACAGGCCTTGCAGATCGCCGGTTTCGGTGGCTCGCTGGAACGCGGCGAGTGCGTCGCGAGTCTCGGTGGCGGAGACCGCGCCTCGCGGACGGCGCTCGGAGACGTGTACTCGCGCGCGGTGCGCGATTTGCCGTACCGCGGCCGGGGTTTTGCCGACGGCTTCGGCGATCTCGTCGTAGCCGAGGTCGAAAACCTCGCGCAGCACGAACACTGCCCGCTCGGTCGGCGCGAGTGTTTCCAGCACGAGCAGCATCGCCATCGACACGCTGTCGGCCAACTCGACGTCGTCGGCGACATCAGGCGTTGTCAGTAGTGGCTCGGGCAGCCATGTGCCGACGTACGACTCCTTTCGCCGCCCCAGCGTGCGTAACCGGCCGAGAGCCTGCCGGGTGGTGATCTGCACGAGGTACGCGCGCTGGTCCCGTACCG
This Amycolatopsis sulphurea DNA region includes the following protein-coding sequences:
- a CDS encoding WD40/YVTN/BNR-like repeat-containing protein — translated: MSGVRVLVGTRKGAFILTSDGERAEWQVDGPHFGGWEVYHVAGSPADPDRLYASQSTSWFGQLVQRSDDGGRTWHQVDHDFGYEGGAGEHLWYDGTPKPWEFTRIWHLEPSPSDPDTVYAGAQDAALYRSTDGGASWQELTALRKHTSGPGWQPGAGGLCLHTIILDPRDPARIFTAISAAGAFRSDDHGQSWRPINRGLRSAGIPDPEAEVGHCVHRIAQHPARPEVLFMQKHWDVMRSDDAGDSWREISGDLPSDFGFPIAVHPHEPETIYVVPIHSDSEHYPPEGKLRVYRSRSGGDEWEALTDGLPQRDCYVNVLRDAMAVDSLDDAGIYFGTTGGQVYASADSGEHWAPIVRDLPPVYSVEVQTLR
- a CDS encoding RNA polymerase sigma-70 factor, giving the protein MVTPPEDHPATEAFLAHRNLLFTVAYEMLGSAVDAEDVLQETWLRWVGVDLAAVRDQRAYLVQITTRQALGRLRTLGRRKESYVGTWLPEPLLTTPDVADDVELADSVSMAMLLVLETLAPTERAVFVLREVFDLGYDEIAEAVGKTPAAVRQIAHRARVHVSERRPRGAVSATETRDALAAFQRATETGDLQGLFDLLAPDVVFLGDGGGVKQAVLHPIVGAERVSRVLSAGLRRLTAATLQPAEVNGHPALVLSFDGEIDTVLALRIDDGLISGLYAVRNPEKLSHLTRETPLQRTT
- the eccCb gene encoding type VII secretion protein EccCb codes for the protein MVRRPIRRPAPEMPSGELVLDAPPELPTAPGRGWTQVLMVLPMVAMMAAMVLLFSGNGTALRSIITSLALTHTPREVQFYCLDFGGGSLSSLRGLPHVGGVAGRQNVGAVRRTIAEVSTVVSERERRFAEDEVDGMAAYRENHPEDDRYGDVFLVVDGWLTLRKDFEDLEDVVGAIAARGLAYGVHIVATCSRSFDLRPNVRDLFGSRIELRLGDPVDTTVDRMSALDVPDNSPGRGIASTGHQLLMALPRVDGRDTVDDLPAGVSTLVGQVAESWQGEPAPNVRLLPPKLAYAALPPRDDPAGHRLTIGIAEQDLAPVQLDFAADAHLMLLGDADSGKTAFLRSLAKRITESYSPEQARILLVDHRRGLLGEVGQEHLLGYGTDLATTTRLMNEAAGAMAQRLPGPDVTPEQLRARNWWQGPASTPGSERFRRDPVPSVRFRQLQATRRIRWPANARQVQWWLRQTCRTALVPFRSHRPARWR
- a CDS encoding WXG100 family type VII secretion target — protein: MLIKGNFGQLDQLSAQIMATVGKVQQEMDTWRTASGATANDWLDQAGGQFTEVNQAWQQVSTAQQDMLQALRGGVVKANGELQQALASAKARVGSVTI
- a CDS encoding helix-turn-helix transcriptional regulator; this translates as MREAVLEAARFLAADPAAPVRLGDVADHVGYSPFHLARAFTRQVGLPPGEFLAAQRFQLAKQLLLDTGEKVVDVCNAVGFSAPGTFTTRFTAAVGVCPQQFRLLPELLDDHPPRPVGVPGPVPDGGMVAGRVRLSPAASAVLDRAPAVYVGLFPRHAARGIPVSGSLLDERLEFLLSGVPPGGYRLLACALPARGDPREQLLPSVPVVGAYAAPVRIRPGPALPQWHEIALDVAPAWTPPVLVALPPLASAGAQERRSARRPVALGFGGVGFR
- a CDS encoding MoaD/ThiS family protein, whose amino-acid sequence is MTTVRVKLPTHLRRLAKVDGEIELAAGDLPTQRTLIDALEQRYPMLRGTVRDTATGKRRAYVRFFACETDLSHDSPDEPLPAPVTSGAEPFLIVGAMAGG